The following coding sequences are from one Pseudomonas mendocina window:
- a CDS encoding putative quinol monooxygenase, with the protein MHAFILHAHTKPEQAEAFERLFRAYIDPSRAEPGCIEYHMLRDAQDPTLFIFYEVWASQAALAEHMALPHMRAFHERRMDYLRRDLDVRAVEVLGTVA; encoded by the coding sequence ATGCACGCCTTCATTCTTCACGCCCATACCAAGCCCGAGCAGGCCGAGGCCTTCGAACGCCTGTTCCGCGCCTACATCGACCCCAGCCGCGCCGAGCCGGGCTGCATCGAGTACCACATGCTGCGCGATGCGCAGGATCCGACGCTGTTCATCTTCTACGAGGTCTGGGCTTCGCAGGCGGCGCTGGCCGAGCACATGGCGCTGCCGCATATGCGCGCGTTCCACGAACGGCGTATGGACTACCTGCGGCGCGATCTGGACGTGCGGGCAGTCGAGGTGCTCGGCACGGTTGCTTGA
- a CDS encoding PAS domain-containing methyl-accepting chemotaxis protein, which yields MFGNQLKKELQQKDTELSLYKQLVQGIQAQKIMLSIDPQRRIVDCNDKFARFVGYAPEQLKGRPLSDFVPAYVKDLPCYKDLSAAIVSGHSISDRYRFLRSDGALVWVQASWMPLADERGVVQRVQCIGSEITESMNKARENEDFINALLRSTAVIEFDLQGHVLTANEQFLSAMGYSLDRIRGQHHRIFCEPQESSSAEYTRFWEQLNRGEFVAGRFKRVDSHGHVVWLEATYNPVHDTQNRLYKVVKFATVITDQVNREEEVNDAADTAYGISQRTDTTAQRGDQVVTETVQTMQRIAEQMTSASEGIEALGKQSVLISTMVQTIGGIAQQTNLLALNAAIEAARAGEQGRGFAVVADEVRQLASRTSKATEEIVGVVQDNQKLVDAAVRDMANSRTQAEAGLELANQAGDVIVEIRQGAKQVLGAVERFARQLH from the coding sequence ATGTTCGGTAACCAGTTGAAGAAGGAGTTGCAGCAGAAAGACACCGAGCTGTCGCTGTACAAGCAGCTCGTCCAAGGCATACAGGCGCAGAAGATCATGCTGTCGATCGATCCCCAGCGGCGGATCGTCGATTGCAACGACAAGTTCGCCCGTTTCGTCGGCTATGCGCCCGAGCAACTGAAAGGGCGCCCGCTGAGCGACTTCGTGCCGGCCTACGTCAAGGATCTGCCGTGCTACAAGGATCTCAGCGCGGCGATCGTTTCCGGTCATTCGATCAGTGATCGCTATCGTTTCCTGCGCAGCGATGGCGCGCTGGTGTGGGTGCAGGCTTCCTGGATGCCTCTGGCGGACGAACGGGGCGTCGTGCAACGCGTTCAGTGCATCGGCAGCGAGATAACCGAGAGCATGAACAAGGCGCGCGAGAACGAGGATTTCATCAACGCACTGCTGCGTTCGACCGCCGTGATCGAGTTCGACCTGCAGGGCCACGTGCTCACCGCCAACGAGCAATTCCTGAGTGCCATGGGCTACAGCCTGGATCGGATCAGGGGCCAACACCACCGCATCTTCTGCGAACCGCAGGAGTCATCCTCCGCCGAGTACACACGCTTCTGGGAACAACTGAACCGCGGTGAGTTCGTTGCCGGGCGCTTCAAGCGCGTGGACAGCCACGGCCACGTGGTCTGGCTCGAAGCCACTTACAACCCGGTGCACGACACCCAGAATCGTCTGTACAAGGTGGTCAAGTTCGCCACGGTGATCACCGATCAGGTCAACCGCGAAGAAGAGGTCAACGACGCGGCTGACACCGCCTACGGCATTTCCCAGCGCACCGACACCACCGCCCAGCGCGGCGATCAGGTGGTGACCGAGACGGTGCAGACCATGCAGCGCATCGCCGAGCAGATGACTTCGGCCTCCGAAGGTATCGAGGCCCTCGGCAAGCAGTCGGTGCTGATCAGTACCATGGTGCAGACCATCGGCGGTATCGCCCAGCAGACCAACCTGCTGGCTCTGAACGCGGCCATCGAGGCCGCGCGGGCAGGGGAGCAGGGCCGTGGCTTCGCCGTCGTCGCCGACGAGGTGCGCCAGCTCGCCAGCCGCACCAGCAAGGCCACCGAGGAGATCGTCGGGGTGGTGCAGGACAACCAGAAACTGGTGGACGCCGCCGTGCGCGACATGGCCAACAGCCGCACCCAGGCCGAGGCCGGCCTGGAGCTGGCCAATCAGGCGGGTGATGTGATCGTGGAGATTCGTCAGGGTGCCAAGCAGGTGCTCGGTGCCGTGGAGCGCTTCGCCCGACAGCTGCATTAG
- a CDS encoding U32 family peptidase, giving the protein MSLPKNHLELLSPARDVEIAREAILHGADAVYIGGPSFGARHNACNEVSDIAGLVEFARRYHARVFTTINTILHDDELEPARTLIHQLYDAGVDALIVQDMGVMELDIPPIELHASTQTDIRTLARAKFLDQAGFSQLVLARELNLQEIRAIADETDAAIEFFIHGALCVAFSGQCNISHAQTGRSANRGDCSQACRLPYTLKDEKGGVIAYEKHLLSMKDNNQSANLRALVEAGVRSFKIEGRYKDVAYVKNITAHYRRELDAILEDRPDLARASSGRTAHFFVPDPDKTFHRGSTDYFVTERKVDIGAFDSPTFTGLAVGNVEKVNKRDLIAVTHEPLSNGDGLNVLVKREVVGFRANIAELKGEFEEDGEKRYRYRVEPNEMPEGLFRLRPNHPLSRNLDHNWQQALQRTSAERRIGVSWKAELREDALKLTATSEEGISVDVALPGPFGTANKPEQALDGLRDLLTQLGTTIYHAQSVTLDAPQAFFVPNSQLKALRRDAIEALTEARVAAHPRGHRKAETEPAPVYPESHLSFLYNVYNQKARDFYHRHGVQLIDAAYEAHEEPGEVPVMITKHCLRFSFNLCPKQAKGVTGVKTRVAPMQLVHGDEVLTLKFDCKPCEMHVIGKMKGHILDLPHPGSAATQVVGHISPDDLLKTIRQKPGYSH; this is encoded by the coding sequence ATGTCCTTGCCCAAGAACCACCTGGAACTGCTCAGCCCTGCGCGTGATGTCGAGATCGCCCGCGAGGCCATCCTGCATGGCGCCGACGCCGTCTACATCGGCGGCCCGAGCTTCGGCGCGCGGCACAATGCGTGCAACGAAGTGAGCGATATCGCCGGGCTGGTGGAGTTTGCCCGCCGCTATCACGCGCGGGTGTTCACCACGATCAACACCATCTTGCATGACGATGAGCTGGAGCCGGCACGCACGCTGATCCATCAGCTCTACGACGCGGGTGTGGATGCGCTGATCGTGCAGGACATGGGGGTGATGGAGCTGGATATTCCGCCCATCGAGCTGCATGCCAGCACCCAGACCGACATTCGTACCCTGGCACGCGCCAAGTTTCTCGACCAGGCTGGCTTCTCCCAGCTGGTACTGGCGCGCGAACTGAACCTGCAGGAAATCCGCGCCATTGCCGATGAAACCGATGCCGCCATCGAGTTCTTCATCCACGGCGCGCTGTGCGTGGCCTTCTCCGGCCAGTGCAACATCTCCCATGCGCAGACCGGGCGCAGTGCCAACCGTGGCGACTGCTCGCAAGCCTGCCGCTTGCCCTACACCCTCAAGGATGAAAAAGGCGGCGTGATCGCCTACGAAAAACACCTGCTGTCGATGAAGGACAACAACCAGAGCGCCAACCTGCGCGCCCTGGTCGAGGCCGGCGTGCGCTCGTTCAAGATCGAGGGCCGCTACAAGGATGTGGCCTACGTGAAGAACATCACCGCCCACTACCGCCGTGAACTCGACGCGATTCTCGAGGATCGCCCGGACTTGGCCCGCGCCTCCAGCGGCCGTACCGCGCACTTCTTCGTGCCTGATCCGGACAAGACCTTCCACCGCGGCAGCACCGACTACTTCGTCACCGAGCGAAAGGTGGACATCGGCGCCTTCGACTCGCCGACCTTCACCGGGCTGGCAGTAGGCAATGTCGAGAAGGTGAACAAGCGCGACCTGATCGCCGTCACCCACGAGCCGCTGTCCAACGGCGACGGCCTCAACGTGCTGGTCAAACGCGAGGTGGTCGGTTTCCGCGCCAACATCGCCGAACTCAAAGGTGAGTTCGAAGAAGACGGAGAGAAGCGCTACCGCTACCGCGTCGAGCCCAACGAAATGCCCGAGGGGCTGTTCCGCCTGCGCCCGAATCACCCGCTCTCGCGCAACCTCGACCACAACTGGCAGCAAGCCCTGCAACGCACCAGTGCCGAGCGCCGCATTGGCGTGAGCTGGAAGGCCGAGCTGCGCGAGGATGCGCTCAAGCTCACCGCCACCAGTGAGGAAGGTATCAGCGTCGACGTCGCCCTGCCCGGCCCGTTCGGCACGGCCAACAAGCCGGAACAGGCACTCGACGGCCTGCGCGACCTGCTCACCCAGCTCGGCACCACCATCTACCACGCCCAAAGCGTGACGCTGGATGCACCACAGGCGTTCTTCGTGCCCAACTCGCAGCTCAAGGCACTGCGCCGCGACGCCATCGAGGCGCTGACCGAAGCGCGCGTCGCCGCCCACCCGCGCGGCCATCGCAAGGCCGAGACCGAACCGGCACCGGTGTACCCGGAATCGCACCTGTCGTTCCTCTACAACGTCTACAACCAGAAGGCGCGTGACTTCTATCATCGCCACGGCGTACAGCTGATCGATGCCGCCTACGAGGCGCACGAAGAGCCCGGCGAAGTACCGGTGATGATCACCAAGCACTGCCTGCGCTTCTCCTTCAACCTGTGCCCGAAGCAGGCCAAGGGCGTCACCGGCGTGAAGACCCGCGTCGCACCGATGCAGCTGGTGCACGGCGATGAAGTGCTGACCCTGAAGTTCGACTGTAAGCCGTGCGAGATGCATGTGATCGGCAAGATGAAGGGCCATATCCTCGACCTGCCGCATCCGGGCAGCGCCGCGACGCAAGTGGTCGGCCACATCAGCCCGGATGATCTGCTCAAGACCATTCGCCAGAAACCGGGCTACAGCCACTGA
- a CDS encoding YecA family protein, translating to MDNRGLEKLDQWLLKYGNDDSILSASELDGFFAAIVSAPRQVAPAVWYSAIWADQPPQWPSDKDGERFMKLAVELMSEATYMLSEEPDDYEAIFLADSNGKGEKLIVSEWCSGYLRGAAVAGWLEEALPEAASAALKLIALHGDESGTETLKAMSDAEYDASTAMIEPAAVELYEYWQQNLQPLLPVRRDDAKVGRNDPCPCGSGKKYKQCCMS from the coding sequence ATGGACAACAGAGGGTTGGAGAAGCTCGATCAGTGGCTGCTCAAGTACGGCAACGATGACTCGATCCTGTCCGCCAGCGAGCTGGACGGCTTCTTTGCCGCCATCGTCTCGGCACCGCGCCAGGTCGCGCCCGCCGTCTGGTACTCGGCGATCTGGGCCGATCAGCCGCCGCAGTGGCCCAGCGACAAGGATGGCGAGCGCTTCATGAAGCTGGCTGTCGAGCTGATGAGCGAGGCGACCTACATGCTCAGCGAGGAGCCGGACGACTACGAGGCGATCTTCCTGGCGGACAGCAACGGCAAGGGCGAGAAACTGATCGTCTCGGAGTGGTGCTCGGGCTATCTGCGTGGCGCTGCGGTGGCCGGCTGGCTGGAAGAGGCATTGCCCGAGGCTGCGTCAGCGGCGCTGAAGCTGATCGCCCTGCACGGTGACGAAAGCGGCACGGAAACGCTCAAGGCCATGTCCGACGCCGAATACGATGCCAGCACGGCGATGATCGAGCCGGCAGCGGTCGAACTCTACGAATACTGGCAGCAGAACCTGCAGCCCTTGCTGCCGGTACGCCGCGATGACGCCAAGGTCGGTCGCAACGATCCGTGCCCCTGTGGCAGCGGCAAGAAGTACAAGCAGTGCTGCATGTCGTGA